The following are encoded in a window of Amycolatopsis lexingtonensis genomic DNA:
- a CDS encoding NUDIX domain-containing protein — translation MTSPTSLSRNPRVRVTDVELLSDAWYVLRRTTFEFQHRDGRWTTEQRETYDRGNGATVLLYDPARETVLLTRQFRYPVYVNDHPDGMFLEAAAGLLDTDDAETAIRREAQEETGVRIGALEHVFDVYTSPGSVTERLHCYAAPYDPADRGAGGGIAEEGEDIEVVELRFEDALKMIGTGEIADAKTIMLLQWAALQGPFSARQRS, via the coding sequence ATGACCTCTCCGACAAGCCTGTCCCGCAACCCGCGCGTCCGGGTCACCGACGTCGAACTGCTGTCGGACGCCTGGTACGTCCTGCGCCGCACGACGTTCGAGTTCCAGCACCGCGACGGCCGCTGGACGACCGAGCAGCGGGAGACCTACGACCGCGGCAACGGCGCCACGGTGCTGCTCTACGACCCGGCGCGCGAGACGGTGCTGCTGACCCGCCAGTTCCGCTACCCGGTCTACGTCAACGACCATCCGGACGGCATGTTCCTGGAGGCGGCCGCGGGCTTGCTGGACACCGACGACGCGGAGACGGCGATCCGGCGCGAGGCGCAGGAGGAGACGGGCGTCCGCATCGGCGCGCTGGAGCACGTGTTCGACGTCTACACGAGCCCGGGCTCGGTCACCGAGCGCCTGCACTGCTACGCGGCGCCGTACGACCCGGCCGACCGGGGCGCGGGTGGCGGGATCGCCGAGGAGGGGGAGGACATCGAGGTGGTGGAGCTGCGGTTCGAGGACGCACTGAAGATGATCGGCACGGGGGAGATCGCCGACGCGAAGACGATCATGCTCCTGCAGTGGGCAGCGCTGCAGGGCCCCTTTAGCGCGCGGCAAAGGTCTTGA
- a CDS encoding DeoR/GlpR family DNA-binding transcription regulator, whose protein sequence is MLVGERRELLLARLAAEGKVLAKDVAAELGVSEDSIRRDLRDLAAAGLCQRVYGGALPVSPAVADYGSRAAIAVDRKDRVAAVAAGLVRPGATVILDGGTTTLAVANALPRDLEATVVTHSPTVAVALLDHPGVEVFLLGGRLFRHSAVTCGAAAAEAAQAISADVFLLGVTGVHPEAGLTTGDADEAAMKRTLARRAADTYVLASAEKLGTASRFTVLPFADVAGVITDSDDQNVQELADLGVPILRA, encoded by the coding sequence ATGCTGGTCGGGGAACGCCGTGAACTGCTGCTCGCCCGGCTGGCGGCCGAGGGCAAGGTGCTGGCGAAGGACGTCGCGGCCGAGCTCGGCGTCTCCGAAGACAGCATCCGCCGGGATCTGCGCGACCTGGCCGCGGCCGGGCTGTGCCAGCGCGTCTACGGCGGCGCGCTGCCCGTCTCCCCCGCCGTCGCCGACTACGGCAGCCGGGCGGCCATCGCCGTCGACAGGAAAGACAGGGTCGCCGCGGTCGCCGCCGGGCTGGTCCGGCCCGGGGCGACCGTCATCCTCGACGGCGGCACCACGACACTGGCCGTCGCGAACGCGCTGCCCCGTGACCTCGAAGCCACCGTCGTCACCCACAGCCCCACCGTCGCTGTCGCGCTGCTCGACCACCCGGGCGTGGAGGTCTTCCTGCTCGGCGGCCGGCTGTTCCGGCACTCCGCCGTCACCTGCGGCGCCGCCGCGGCCGAGGCCGCCCAGGCGATCAGCGCCGACGTCTTCCTCCTCGGCGTCACCGGCGTGCACCCCGAGGCCGGGCTCACCACCGGGGACGCCGACGAGGCCGCCATGAAACGCACACTGGCCCGGCGCGCCGCCGACACCTACGTCCTGGCCAGCGCCGAAAAGCTCGGCACCGCGTCGCGGTTCACCGTCCTGCCCTTCGCCGACGTCGCCGGCGTGATCACCGACTCCGACGACCAGAACGTGCAGGAACTTGCAGACCTGGGCGTGCCGATCCTGCGGGCGTGA
- a CDS encoding PIG-L deacetylase family protein — protein sequence MTTIVAFHAHADDPVLLSGGTLARAAADGHRVVVIVATDGMAAEHPTPRWGELEAAAAILGVRRVVHLGYADSGHGPVLYADPPGRQRFARADTEEAAHRLAAVLHEERADLLLGYDANGGYGHRDHVKVHEVARRAARLTGTRLLEATLPRDFALRFVRVVRALRIPFDYDPEALEHAYSPASAVTHRFDVRRYAGRKQAALAAHVSDVRGTGRLSAVLRLLVWLPAPLFAVVAGREWFTEVTPAGSARPGLQVPARSGRRSR from the coding sequence ATGACGACCATCGTGGCCTTCCACGCGCACGCGGACGACCCCGTGCTGCTCAGCGGCGGCACCCTGGCGCGCGCCGCGGCCGACGGGCACCGGGTGGTGGTCATCGTGGCCACCGACGGCATGGCCGCCGAGCACCCGACGCCCCGCTGGGGCGAGCTGGAGGCCGCGGCGGCCATCCTCGGCGTGCGGCGCGTCGTGCACCTCGGGTACGCCGACAGCGGGCACGGGCCGGTCCTGTACGCGGATCCGCCCGGCCGACAGCGCTTCGCCCGCGCGGACACCGAGGAGGCCGCGCACCGGCTCGCGGCCGTGCTGCACGAGGAGCGGGCCGACCTGCTGCTCGGCTACGACGCCAACGGGGGCTACGGCCACCGCGACCACGTGAAGGTGCACGAAGTCGCGCGCCGGGCCGCCCGGCTGACCGGGACGCGGCTGCTCGAGGCCACGCTGCCGCGCGACTTCGCGCTGCGGTTCGTCCGGGTGGTCCGGGCGCTGCGGATCCCGTTCGACTACGACCCCGAGGCCCTCGAGCACGCCTACAGCCCCGCCTCGGCCGTCACCCACCGCTTCGACGTCCGGCGCTACGCCGGGCGGAAGCAGGCCGCGCTCGCCGCACACGTGTCCGACGTCCGCGGCACCGGGCGGCTCTCGGCCGTGCTGAGACTGCTCGTGTGGCTGCCGGCGCCACTGTTCGCGGTGGTGGCCGGCCGGGAGTGGTTCACCGAGGTCACGCCCGCAGGATCGGCACGCCCAGGTCTGCAAGTTCCTGCACGTTCTGGTCGTCGGAGTCGGTGA
- a CDS encoding polyprenol monophosphomannose synthase, with protein sequence MSQAPRGAREIDPVLVVIPTYNERENLGPILDRLHKVLPDVHVLVVDDGSPDGTGELADERAAANDHVHVMHRTEKAGLGAAYIAGFRWGLAREYNTIVEMDADGSHAPEDLPRLLDAVGDADLAIGSRYVPGGSVVNWPLKRQVLSRGANIYSQVALGMRTRDITAGFRAYRRPVLEKLALDEVNSHGYCFQIDLTIRTADAGFEIVEVPITFTEREIGESKMDGSIIREAFLRVAKWGAERRWHQVRRLVKRG encoded by the coding sequence ATGTCGCAGGCGCCGCGGGGGGCCCGGGAAATCGATCCGGTGCTGGTGGTGATCCCGACGTACAACGAACGGGAAAACCTCGGCCCGATCCTGGATCGCTTGCACAAGGTACTCCCGGACGTGCACGTGCTCGTGGTGGACGACGGCAGCCCGGACGGCACCGGCGAGCTGGCCGACGAGCGCGCGGCCGCGAACGACCACGTCCACGTCATGCACCGCACGGAAAAGGCCGGCCTCGGCGCCGCCTACATCGCCGGGTTCCGCTGGGGCCTGGCGCGCGAGTACAACACGATCGTCGAGATGGACGCCGACGGCTCGCACGCGCCGGAGGACCTGCCGCGCCTGCTGGACGCCGTCGGCGACGCCGACCTGGCGATCGGCTCCCGGTACGTGCCGGGCGGCAGCGTCGTGAACTGGCCGCTCAAGCGCCAGGTCCTCTCGCGCGGCGCCAACATCTACTCGCAGGTCGCGCTGGGCATGCGCACCCGCGACATCACGGCCGGCTTCCGCGCCTACCGGCGCCCGGTGCTGGAGAAGCTGGCCTTGGACGAGGTCAACTCGCACGGCTACTGCTTCCAGATCGACCTGACGATCCGCACGGCCGACGCCGGGTTCGAGATCGTCGAGGTGCCGATCACTTTCACCGAGCGCGAGATCGGCGAGTCGAAGATGGACGGCTCGATCATCCGCGAGGCGTTCCTGCGGGTGGCGAAGTGGGGCGCGGAGCGGCGCTGGCACCAGGTGCGGCGGCTGGTCAAGCGCGGCTGA
- the lnt gene encoding apolipoprotein N-acyltransferase — MAVTVADPEPGTPHQPSRTRRFPRAWLLRLAAALVSGFAYYLSFAPRPLWWLAPLAFAGFALVLRGRSFRGAFGYGFAFGFVFFLPLLTWLLDFLGPDFGPWPWLGLSFALALYYGLAGGLITLVARLPLAPLWGALVFIALETPRAWFPFGGFPWGRVAFSQPEGAFLPLASIGGAPLVGLAVVGTGFALAALAARLWDHRKLTRPAVLAALGTVLPVVAGLALWPAIGTGAQDGERTIATVQGNAPDIGLALQGERELLRRNTIAESQRLLDAVRTGKVPKPDLVLWPESATTVTGPDPQVDQLVANFGVPALIGALYELPDGHIQNSVIAWDPHTGPGQRYAKQQLVPFGEYVPARKVAELVTPFLDSETVDMLPGDGTNQTLAVAGTKVGVFVCYEAAFDYPARDAVRDGAEVLVVPTNNAWYGESEMSVQQLAMSRLRAVEHGRAIVVSAVSGVSAIVAPDGTVTSSTGLFTADSLVGRIPLRTQTTLSDRLGAWTEYGLLALAIAGVAGGLVLRFRTRRASAGTAAGEAAD; from the coding sequence GTGGCAGTCACCGTGGCGGACCCCGAACCGGGCACCCCGCACCAACCCTCGCGGACCCGGCGGTTTCCCCGCGCGTGGCTCTTGCGGCTGGCCGCGGCGCTGGTGTCCGGCTTCGCCTACTACCTGAGCTTCGCCCCGCGCCCGCTGTGGTGGCTCGCCCCGCTCGCGTTCGCCGGCTTCGCCCTCGTGCTGCGCGGCCGAAGCTTCCGCGGCGCCTTCGGCTACGGCTTCGCGTTCGGGTTCGTGTTCTTCCTGCCGCTGCTGACGTGGCTGCTGGACTTCCTCGGCCCGGACTTCGGCCCGTGGCCCTGGCTGGGCTTGTCATTCGCGCTGGCGCTCTACTACGGCCTCGCTGGCGGCCTCATCACCCTCGTGGCGCGCCTGCCGCTCGCGCCGCTGTGGGGTGCGCTGGTGTTCATCGCGCTGGAGACCCCGCGCGCCTGGTTCCCCTTCGGCGGCTTCCCGTGGGGCCGGGTCGCGTTCAGCCAGCCCGAAGGCGCCTTCCTGCCGCTCGCCTCGATCGGCGGCGCCCCGCTGGTCGGCCTCGCCGTCGTCGGCACCGGCTTCGCGCTGGCCGCCCTCGCCGCCCGCCTGTGGGACCACCGCAAGCTCACCCGGCCCGCCGTCCTCGCCGCGCTCGGCACGGTGCTCCCGGTCGTCGCCGGGCTCGCGCTGTGGCCCGCGATCGGCACCGGCGCCCAGGACGGCGAACGCACCATCGCGACCGTCCAGGGCAACGCTCCCGACATCGGTCTCGCCCTGCAGGGCGAGCGCGAACTGCTGCGCCGCAACACCATCGCCGAGAGCCAGCGGCTGCTGGACGCCGTCCGCACCGGGAAAGTCCCCAAGCCGGACCTGGTGCTCTGGCCGGAGAGCGCCACCACCGTCACCGGCCCCGATCCCCAGGTCGACCAGCTCGTCGCGAACTTCGGCGTCCCCGCGCTGATCGGCGCGCTCTACGAGCTGCCCGACGGCCACATCCAGAACTCCGTCATCGCCTGGGACCCGCACACCGGGCCCGGGCAGCGCTACGCGAAGCAGCAGCTGGTGCCCTTCGGCGAGTACGTCCCGGCGCGCAAGGTCGCCGAGCTCGTCACGCCGTTCCTCGACTCCGAGACCGTCGACATGCTCCCCGGCGACGGCACGAACCAGACGCTGGCCGTCGCCGGCACCAAGGTCGGCGTGTTCGTCTGCTACGAAGCCGCGTTCGACTACCCGGCCCGCGACGCCGTCCGCGACGGGGCCGAAGTGCTCGTGGTGCCGACCAACAACGCCTGGTACGGCGAGAGCGAGATGAGCGTGCAGCAGCTGGCGATGTCCCGGCTGCGGGCGGTCGAACACGGCCGGGCCATCGTGGTGTCCGCCGTCTCAGGCGTGAGCGCGATCGTTGCCCCCGACGGGACCGTGACCAGCTCAACGGGCCTTTTCACCGCGGATTCCCTGGTCGGGCGCATCCCGCTCCGGACGCAGACTACGCTGTCGGATCGACTCGGTGCGTGGACGGAGTACGGGCTGCTGGCACTGGCGATCGCCGGGGTGGCCGGCGGGCTCGTACTCCGTTTTCGCACCCGGCGCGCGAGCGCCGGCACGGCAGCAGGGGAAGCGGCGGACTGA
- a CDS encoding amidohydrolase: MTDEHTTLLLGGRVYTPAGPDATAMAVTGGTVVWVGQDAPARALHPDAEIVDLQGAFVAPAFVDAHVHATATGLHLTGLDLTGARDRADLLGRVRAAVTPGQVLLAHGWDESAWTDPRLPSRAELDDAAGGAPVYLSRVDVHSALVSTALVELAPAARTADGWSPDGPLTRAAHHAVRAAVRAAIRPEQRERAQRAFLAEAAKQGIVSVHECAGPDISGRDDLAALLALAGPGTPEVVGYWGELGAVDTARQLGARGLAGDLFVDGALGSHTAALSVPYADHAGSGTLYLDAHRIGEHLAACTEAGLQAGFHVIGDAAVAEVVEGFRLAEKEVGQRALAARHHRLEHVEMVTAEQAKLLAGWGAVASVQPLFDALWGGADGMYAERLGADRAAGLNPFSALAAEGVLLAFGSDAPVTPLDPWGSVRAGAYHRTPGAGLSPRAAFTAHTRAGHRAAGVNDGVTGSLVPGAPAHYAIWDATDLVVATPDSRVQRWSTDPRAGVPPLPRLEPDAALPSCLRTVRAGAVLHDAIT, from the coding sequence GTGACGGACGAACACACGACGCTCCTGCTCGGCGGGCGCGTCTACACCCCCGCCGGCCCGGACGCCACCGCCATGGCGGTCACCGGCGGCACCGTGGTCTGGGTCGGCCAGGACGCCCCCGCCCGAGCCCTTCACCCGGACGCCGAGATCGTCGACCTCCAAGGCGCCTTCGTCGCCCCCGCGTTCGTCGACGCGCACGTCCACGCCACCGCCACCGGCCTGCACCTGACCGGCCTCGACCTCACCGGCGCCCGCGACCGCGCCGACCTGCTGGGCCGGGTCCGCGCCGCCGTCACGCCCGGCCAGGTCCTGCTCGCCCACGGCTGGGACGAGTCCGCCTGGACCGACCCGCGCCTGCCCAGCCGCGCCGAACTCGACGACGCCGCCGGCGGCGCGCCCGTCTACCTCAGCCGCGTCGACGTCCACTCCGCGCTGGTGTCCACCGCGCTCGTCGAGCTCGCCCCGGCCGCCCGCACCGCCGACGGCTGGTCGCCCGACGGGCCGCTGACCCGCGCCGCCCACCACGCCGTCCGCGCGGCCGTGCGCGCCGCCATCCGCCCCGAGCAGCGCGAACGCGCCCAGCGGGCCTTCCTCGCCGAGGCCGCGAAGCAAGGCATCGTGAGTGTCCACGAGTGCGCCGGCCCCGACATCTCCGGCCGCGACGACCTCGCCGCCCTCCTCGCCCTCGCCGGCCCGGGCACCCCCGAGGTCGTCGGCTACTGGGGTGAGCTCGGCGCGGTGGACACCGCCCGGCAGCTGGGCGCCCGCGGCCTCGCCGGCGACCTGTTCGTCGACGGCGCCCTCGGCTCCCACACCGCCGCGCTGAGCGTCCCCTACGCCGACCACGCCGGCTCGGGCACGCTGTACCTCGACGCCCACCGCATCGGCGAACACCTCGCCGCCTGCACCGAAGCCGGGCTGCAGGCGGGCTTCCACGTCATCGGCGACGCCGCCGTGGCCGAAGTCGTCGAAGGCTTCCGGCTCGCTGAAAAGGAGGTCGGGCAGCGCGCGCTCGCCGCCCGCCACCACCGCCTCGAGCACGTCGAAATGGTCACCGCCGAGCAGGCGAAGCTGCTGGCCGGCTGGGGCGCCGTCGCCTCCGTGCAGCCGCTGTTCGACGCGCTCTGGGGCGGCGCGGACGGCATGTACGCCGAGCGCCTCGGCGCCGACCGCGCCGCCGGGCTCAACCCCTTCTCGGCCCTCGCCGCCGAGGGCGTCCTGCTGGCCTTCGGCTCCGACGCACCGGTGACGCCGCTCGACCCGTGGGGGAGCGTCCGCGCGGGCGCCTACCACCGGACGCCGGGCGCGGGCCTGTCGCCGCGGGCGGCGTTCACCGCCCACACCCGGGCCGGGCACCGCGCGGCGGGCGTCAACGACGGCGTCACCGGCAGCCTCGTCCCGGGCGCGCCGGCGCACTACGCGATCTGGGACGCCACCGACCTCGTCGTGGCCACCCCGGACAGCCGCGTGCAGCGCTGGTCCACCGACCCGCGCGCCGGCGTGCCGCCGCTGCCGCGGCTCGAACCGGACGCCGCGCTGCCGTCCTGCCTGCGGACGGTCCGCGCGGGTGCGGTCCTCCACGACGCCATCACCTAG
- a CDS encoding KamA family radical SAM protein: MTAIQEPVTPAAAFDQPYEYARAELVEPDWRRFPGWHDVTEAEWRDAQWQRVHCVRNAKQLRALMGDLLEERFYEDLLADQREMATMSMLLPPQMLNTMAPTAGTDPAKVTEAFYADPIRRYMLPVKSDRDATWPSHPHSERDSLHEAEMWVVEGLTHRYPTKVLAEMISTCPQYCGHCTRMDLVGNSTETVEKHKLTLKPVDRQDAMIAYLKKTPGVRDVVVSGGDVANVPWPQLESFLMRLMDIDTVRDIRLATKALAALPQHWIQPKVVEGLERVAVTAQRRGVNLAIHTHVNHAQSVTPLVAEAAQTALNVGVRDVRNQGVLMRGVNATPAQLLDLCFALQGEANILPYYFYMCDMIPNAEHWRVSVHEAQELQHSIMGYLPGYATPRIVCDVPYVGKRWVHQLAEYDRELGISYWTKNYRTGIELDDPEALQRRYPYYDPISTLPEAGQTWWANQPRA; the protein is encoded by the coding sequence GTGACTGCGATCCAGGAACCTGTGACGCCTGCCGCCGCCTTCGACCAGCCCTACGAGTACGCCCGCGCCGAGCTGGTGGAACCCGACTGGCGCCGCTTCCCCGGCTGGCACGACGTGACCGAGGCCGAGTGGCGTGACGCGCAGTGGCAGCGGGTGCACTGCGTCCGCAACGCCAAGCAGCTGCGCGCGCTGATGGGCGACCTGCTGGAGGAACGCTTCTACGAGGACCTGCTCGCCGACCAGCGCGAAATGGCGACCATGTCGATGCTGCTGCCGCCCCAGATGCTCAACACGATGGCGCCCACGGCGGGCACCGACCCGGCGAAGGTGACCGAGGCGTTCTACGCCGACCCGATCCGCCGCTACATGCTCCCGGTCAAGAGCGACCGCGACGCCACGTGGCCGAGCCACCCCCACTCCGAGCGGGACTCGCTGCACGAGGCGGAGATGTGGGTCGTGGAGGGCCTGACCCATCGCTACCCGACCAAGGTGCTGGCCGAGATGATCTCGACCTGCCCCCAGTACTGCGGCCACTGCACCCGGATGGACCTGGTCGGCAACTCCACGGAGACGGTCGAGAAGCACAAGCTGACCCTCAAGCCGGTCGACCGCCAGGACGCGATGATCGCGTACCTGAAGAAGACCCCAGGCGTCCGCGACGTGGTCGTCTCGGGCGGCGACGTGGCCAACGTCCCGTGGCCGCAGCTGGAGTCGTTCCTCATGCGGCTGATGGACATCGACACCGTCCGCGACATCCGCCTGGCGACCAAGGCCCTGGCCGCGTTGCCGCAGCACTGGATCCAGCCGAAGGTCGTCGAAGGCCTGGAGCGCGTCGCCGTGACCGCCCAGCGCCGCGGCGTCAACCTGGCGATCCACACCCACGTGAACCACGCCCAGTCGGTGACCCCCCTGGTGGCGGAGGCCGCGCAGACGGCGCTGAACGTGGGCGTCCGCGACGTCCGCAACCAGGGCGTGCTGATGCGCGGCGTCAACGCGACCCCGGCGCAGCTGCTCGACCTGTGCTTCGCGCTGCAGGGCGAGGCGAACATCCTGCCGTACTACTTCTACATGTGCGACATGATCCCGAACGCGGAGCACTGGCGGGTCTCGGTGCACGAGGCACAGGAGCTACAGCACTCGATCATGGGGTACCTGCCGGGGTATGCGACCCCGCGGATCGTGTGCGACGTGCCGTACGTCGGGAAGCGGTGGGTGCACCAGCTGGCCGAGTACGACCGTGAGCTGGGGATTTCGTACTGGACGAAGAACTACCGGACCGGGATCGAGCTGGACGACCCGGAGGCGTTGCAGCGCCGGTACCCGTACTACGACCCGATCTCGACGCTTCCCGAGGCCGGCCAGACCTGGTGGGCGAACCAGCCCCGGGCTTGA
- a CDS encoding ATP-binding protein, with amino-acid sequence MTWHDVKFHQVVEVPATGPRGQRPENGPPREQREPLDGPLLTSLGGAHSTLLAGGTPGAALLAAWVRDGSGQVRFLLGGRPNLPFATPSRDGKPAELLFPPGARAIALPGGAWPDFPCWELCTGSPDALWAPASAKASPESRRRGSFQQHVTHLREPFAWVVVAEPLRPQRVQPDLDRLVSEIMPLSRSEVGEGRRVELERKQARHRELSRSQRGNTWRIRVLVGARGRADAQRVAGILCAAADVADQPYTISPAGPADHPGDDRAAFVATTDLLVALTRPPRHEVSGIRVTEPHRFDLTPERPDHVPDEDVVRLGQVLDASRVPVGNLDVTTGSLNRHTFVCGATGSGKSFTVRHLLTEATRIGLPWLVIEPAKAEYRRMANRLRLLNPHGEPEVVVIRPGDPRVAPAGFNPLEPAAVRTRDGEQDRFPLQTHLDLIRALFLAAFEPHEPFPQILATALTRSYEELGWDLVAGTPAYDGGRPRYPTLADLQRVAAEVVAGLGYGAEMAADVHGFIATRLSSLRLGTTGRLFEGGHPLDFEQLLRARVVFEIEDVGDDADKAFLMGALLIQLTEHLRLLRADNPGNALHHVTVIEEAHRLLRKPEGDKAGTAARGVEMFAALLAEVRAYGEALVVVEQIPGKLIPDVIKNTAVKVVHRLPAEDDRRSVGATMNLDADQSRYVVSLNSGESAVFTDGMDRPLLVAIADGKDAERAAGEIAAVDRLIGRRSATCGRDCLAEACTLGEMTAARRVLAQWPALTLLAELTVVAHLLNQPNPTLDPGERRLLAGLDARLRDCAVSHAVDDAVAVRSGQLQPDTSGEELARHCAEALRESLARDGANACPDDDWGFVATPYRWAPVKEALARALAEEDRHPDSAGWERRYRRAIPGENPYEQYLAVDSWTARDNREQEVRDRVTFGTRRPSAIESIVGGVVADGPSWDDKAAARLGWFTDADWALGHLVPEDRLPLEETHGL; translated from the coding sequence ATGACCTGGCACGACGTCAAGTTCCACCAGGTGGTGGAGGTTCCCGCGACCGGCCCGCGGGGGCAACGGCCGGAGAACGGACCGCCGCGCGAGCAGCGGGAGCCCCTCGACGGACCCCTGCTGACCTCGCTGGGCGGCGCGCATTCGACGTTGCTGGCCGGCGGCACACCCGGCGCCGCGCTGCTGGCCGCGTGGGTGCGGGACGGCTCCGGCCAGGTGCGCTTCCTGCTCGGCGGCCGGCCGAACCTGCCCTTCGCCACGCCGTCGCGGGACGGCAAGCCGGCGGAACTGCTGTTCCCGCCCGGCGCCCGTGCGATCGCACTGCCCGGCGGCGCCTGGCCGGACTTCCCGTGCTGGGAGCTGTGCACCGGGTCGCCGGACGCGCTGTGGGCGCCGGCGTCGGCGAAGGCCTCGCCGGAGAGCAGGCGCCGAGGCTCGTTCCAGCAGCACGTAACGCACCTGCGCGAACCGTTCGCCTGGGTCGTGGTCGCCGAACCGCTGAGGCCCCAGCGGGTCCAACCCGACCTGGACCGGCTGGTGAGCGAGATCATGCCGCTTTCGCGATCCGAAGTCGGCGAAGGAAGACGCGTCGAGCTGGAACGCAAGCAAGCCCGCCACCGCGAGCTTTCCCGGTCCCAGCGTGGGAACACCTGGCGGATCCGCGTGCTCGTCGGCGCGAGGGGCAGAGCCGACGCGCAGCGCGTCGCGGGGATCCTCTGCGCGGCGGCCGACGTCGCCGATCAGCCGTACACGATCTCGCCGGCCGGTCCGGCGGACCACCCCGGCGACGACCGCGCCGCGTTCGTGGCGACCACCGACCTGCTCGTGGCGCTGACCCGGCCGCCACGCCACGAGGTCAGCGGCATCCGCGTGACCGAGCCGCACCGGTTCGACCTCACCCCCGAGCGGCCCGACCACGTGCCCGACGAGGACGTGGTGCGGCTCGGCCAGGTCCTCGACGCCTCGCGCGTACCGGTCGGAAACCTCGACGTGACGACGGGATCGCTGAACCGGCACACGTTCGTCTGCGGCGCGACCGGCAGCGGGAAGTCGTTCACCGTCCGGCACCTGCTCACCGAAGCCACGCGCATCGGGCTGCCGTGGCTGGTGATCGAGCCCGCCAAGGCCGAGTACCGGCGGATGGCGAACCGGCTGCGCCTGCTGAACCCGCACGGCGAACCGGAGGTCGTGGTGATCCGGCCGGGCGATCCCCGGGTGGCACCCGCCGGGTTCAACCCGCTCGAGCCCGCCGCGGTCCGCACCCGCGACGGCGAGCAGGACCGGTTCCCGCTGCAAACGCACCTCGACCTGATCCGCGCGCTGTTCCTCGCCGCGTTCGAGCCGCACGAGCCGTTCCCGCAGATCCTGGCCACCGCGCTGACCCGCTCGTACGAAGAGCTCGGCTGGGACCTCGTCGCCGGCACGCCCGCCTACGACGGCGGGCGGCCGCGCTATCCGACGCTGGCCGACCTGCAACGGGTCGCGGCGGAGGTCGTCGCCGGGCTCGGGTACGGCGCGGAGATGGCCGCGGACGTGCACGGGTTCATCGCCACCCGGCTGTCGAGCCTGCGGCTGGGCACCACCGGACGGCTCTTCGAGGGCGGGCACCCGCTGGACTTCGAACAGCTGTTGCGTGCCCGGGTCGTCTTCGAGATCGAGGACGTCGGCGACGACGCCGACAAGGCGTTCCTCATGGGCGCGCTGCTGATCCAGCTCACCGAGCACCTGCGGCTGCTGCGCGCCGACAACCCCGGCAACGCCCTGCACCACGTCACGGTCATCGAAGAGGCCCACCGCCTGCTGCGCAAACCCGAGGGCGACAAGGCGGGCACGGCGGCGCGGGGGGTGGAGATGTTCGCCGCACTGCTGGCCGAGGTCCGCGCGTACGGCGAGGCGCTGGTCGTGGTCGAGCAGATCCCGGGCAAGCTGATCCCGGACGTCATCAAGAACACCGCGGTGAAGGTCGTGCACCGGCTGCCCGCGGAGGACGACCGGCGCAGCGTCGGCGCCACCATGAACCTCGACGCGGACCAGTCGCGCTACGTGGTCTCGCTGAACAGCGGGGAAAGCGCGGTGTTCACCGACGGCATGGACCGCCCGCTGCTGGTGGCGATCGCCGACGGCAAGGACGCGGAGCGGGCGGCGGGCGAGATCGCCGCGGTGGACCGGCTGATCGGCAGGCGCAGCGCGACGTGCGGCCGCGACTGCCTCGCCGAGGCGTGCACGCTGGGCGAAATGACCGCCGCGCGCCGCGTCCTCGCCCAGTGGCCCGCGCTGACCCTCCTCGCCGAGCTGACCGTGGTCGCCCATCTGCTCAACCAGCCCAACCCGACGCTCGACCCGGGGGAACGCCGCTTGCTGGCCGGTCTCGACGCCCGGTTGCGGGACTGCGCGGTCTCGCACGCCGTCGACGACGCGGTGGCCGTGCGATCCGGGCAGCTGCAGCCCGACACGTCCGGGGAGGAGCTGGCGCGGCACTGCGCCGAAGCGCTGCGCGAGTCGCTCGCCCGCGACGGCGCGAACGCCTGCCCGGACGACGACTGGGGTTTCGTGGCCACGCCGTACCGCTGGGCGCCGGTCAAGGAGGCCCTCGCCCGGGCACTCGCCGAGGAGGACCGGCACCCGGACTCGGCCGGGTGGGAACGCCGCTACCGCCGCGCGATCCCCGGCGAAAACCCCTACGAGCAGTACCTGGCCGTCGACTCGTGGACCGCGCGGGACAACCGGGAACAGGAAGTCCGCGACCGGGTCACGTTCGGAACCCGCCGGCCGTCGGCTATCGAATCGATCGTCGGCGGCGTGGTCGCCGACGGGCCGAGCTGGGACGACAAGGCCGCCGCCAGGCTCGGCTGGTTCACCGACGCCGACTGGGCGCTCGGTCACCTCGTGCCGGAAGACCGGCTACCGCTGGAGGAAACCCATGGCCTTTGA